One genomic segment of Clostridium estertheticum subsp. estertheticum includes these proteins:
- a CDS encoding sensor histidine kinase: MNNNDKYNNILAIITFTKFAILLFILILIFNIPYNKTNSITRLQLNLAVFLIFLSLFYLLWWIIYFKNNFKKSKNLLVAEDILFIFILSLFILLSGTYKSQYKYLFFFCIMTTTISQGKRRGLILSYISSAIILSIDLTFVSNLVVNTYFENDLVLSVGFIIIAWILGEHVTFESNQVELLEMELQMLKLKEDAKTTIELLNETKEHNKFITEFFCNISHELKTPLNVIFASLQMMNMYNESTEEKIIEKRRKYLQIMKKNSNRLIRLINNLLDITKLDSGFITLHMENGNIVYLIEDITMSIISIAESKGIDIIFDTNVEEKLMAFDGDKIERIILNLLSNALKFTDRGGKIYVTVLDKVDNVEISVRDTGVGIPDDKKEIIFGRFMQVDKTLKRNNEGTGIGLSLVKSFVELHEGKIILKSEPDIGSEFIIILPVKQANNSLGANEIKKDITDRINIELSDIYTE, translated from the coding sequence ATGAATAACAATGATAAATATAATAACATTTTAGCAATAATTACATTTACTAAGTTCGCTATTTTACTATTTATATTAATACTTATTTTCAATATTCCATATAATAAAACAAACTCCATAACTCGTTTACAATTAAATTTGGCAGTATTTCTTATCTTTTTATCATTATTTTATTTATTATGGTGGATTATTTATTTTAAAAATAACTTTAAAAAATCAAAGAATCTTTTAGTTGCAGAAGATATCTTATTTATTTTTATTCTATCTTTATTTATTTTATTATCTGGCACTTATAAAAGTCAATATAAATATCTGTTTTTCTTTTGCATTATGACAACAACCATATCTCAAGGTAAGAGGCGTGGTTTGATACTTTCTTATATATCTTCAGCTATTATATTATCTATAGATTTGACTTTTGTTTCTAATTTAGTAGTAAACACCTATTTTGAAAATGACTTGGTGTTATCGGTAGGATTTATCATTATAGCATGGATATTAGGGGAACACGTGACTTTTGAAAGCAATCAAGTAGAACTGTTAGAAATGGAATTACAAATGCTAAAATTAAAAGAAGATGCAAAAACAACTATTGAACTATTGAACGAAACAAAAGAACATAATAAATTTATAACAGAGTTCTTTTGTAACATATCGCATGAATTAAAAACTCCATTAAATGTAATTTTTGCTTCTCTACAGATGATGAATATGTACAATGAAAGCACTGAAGAAAAAATTATTGAAAAGAGAAGAAAGTATTTACAAATAATGAAGAAAAATTCTAATAGACTTATTAGATTAATTAACAATTTATTAGATATTACGAAACTAGATTCGGGATTTATTACACTACATATGGAGAATGGAAACATTGTTTATTTGATTGAAGATATTACCATGTCTATAATTTCTATCGCTGAAAGTAAAGGTATAGACATAATATTTGACACTAATGTTGAAGAAAAGTTAATGGCGTTTGATGGTGATAAGATAGAGAGAATTATACTTAACTTACTTTCAAACGCTTTAAAATTTACAGACAGAGGCGGCAAAATATATGTAACCGTATTGGATAAAGTGGATAATGTCGAGATATCAGTTAGAGATACTGGAGTAGGAATCCCCGATGATAAAAAGGAAATAATTTTCGGTAGATTTATGCAAGTGGATAAGACCTTAAAAAGAAATAATGAAGGAACTGGTATAGGACTTTCTCTAGTTAAATCTTTTGTGGAACTACATGAAGGCAAGATAATCCTTAAAAGTGAACCGGATATTGGAAGTGAATTTATTATCATTCTTCCAGTAAAACAAGCTAATAATTCCTTAGGTGCAAACGAGATAAAAAAAGACATAACTGACCGAATCAATATTGAGCTGTCTGATATATATACAGAATAA
- a CDS encoding SH3 domain-containing protein, which yields MKNIKNLTKFRKYSLKTKIVIAIATMGITFISIGGINNANYKISTSSIDTNIKVLGSVYTTQYGATTASALSVRSGAGTNYAVLGFMKKGTKVIITGKTNNFYKVTYNSKTAYISSQYVKITAKPVVLPAVYGGRTYSTLNVRSGAGTNYSIIGSVKSSTIVMISGKTNNFYKIAYNGKIGYVSADYVLPVGSKITT from the coding sequence TTGAAAAATATTAAAAACTTAACAAAATTTAGAAAATATTCATTAAAAACAAAGATTGTTATAGCTATTGCTACTATGGGTATCACATTTATATCTATAGGTGGTATCAATAATGCAAACTATAAAATTAGTACAAGCAGTATAGATACAAATATAAAAGTGTTGGGTAGTGTGTACACAACACAATACGGTGCAACAACTGCAAGTGCTTTGAGTGTACGAAGTGGAGCTGGAACAAACTATGCTGTATTAGGATTTATGAAAAAGGGGACCAAAGTTATTATAACCGGTAAAACAAACAATTTTTATAAAGTAACCTATAATAGTAAAACAGCTTACATAAGTTCACAATATGTAAAAATAACAGCTAAACCCGTTGTATTGCCAGCAGTTTACGGTGGTAGAACATATTCAACTTTGAATGTAAGAAGTGGAGCAGGTACAAACTATTCTATAATCGGAAGTGTAAAATCATCAACAATAGTTATGATAAGTGGAAAAACAAATAATTTTTATAAGATAGCTTACAATGGCAAAATAGGATATGTAAGTGCAGATTATGTACTTCCCGTTGGAAGTAAGATAACAACTTAA
- a CDS encoding potassium channel family protein, whose protein sequence is MEGYRKFNLVITILIALLLIGTLGYKFLLDVSIVDALYMTVITISTVGYTEVAIMDAKAKLFTIFLIFLSLSTVGYIFSSIVAYFLEGDLKDAWRRRRMEVGIAKLKDHYIICGGGETGGNAIKQFQKSNVPFVVIDRDEEIIKGLIENKIYAIQGDATEEEVLDKVGIKFAKGLISSLSTDADNVYTVLTAREMNSNLYIVSRAINKNANEKLKKAGANNTISPNEIGGSRMAALMLRPTVIAFLDIVTHDGELILDLEDVTICESSIIINMSLMEARIPEKTGLIVLAIKKDINKKLVFNPSSNQVLEMGDTMVVLGTEEQVSKLKKIAKEL, encoded by the coding sequence ATGGAAGGTTACCGTAAATTTAACTTGGTTATCACAATACTAATAGCATTGCTCCTTATAGGAACATTAGGATATAAATTTTTATTAGATGTTAGTATTGTAGATGCATTATATATGACTGTTATAACCATATCAACGGTAGGATATACTGAAGTGGCTATTATGGATGCAAAAGCTAAGCTTTTTACTATATTTCTTATTTTTTTAAGCTTAAGTACTGTGGGGTATATATTTAGTAGCATTGTAGCTTATTTTTTAGAAGGAGATTTAAAAGATGCATGGAGGAGGAGACGTATGGAAGTTGGTATAGCCAAACTAAAAGACCACTATATAATATGTGGAGGTGGTGAAACAGGGGGAAATGCTATAAAACAATTTCAAAAAAGTAATGTTCCATTTGTTGTGATAGATAGAGATGAAGAAATAATAAAGGGACTAATAGAAAATAAAATATATGCTATTCAAGGAGATGCCACGGAGGAAGAGGTATTAGATAAGGTAGGAATAAAGTTTGCTAAGGGTCTTATTTCTTCATTGTCTACAGATGCGGATAATGTTTATACTGTCCTAACCGCAAGAGAAATGAATAGCAATTTATATATTGTATCTAGAGCTATAAATAAAAATGCAAATGAAAAGCTAAAAAAAGCAGGTGCAAATAATACAATTTCTCCAAATGAAATAGGTGGAAGTAGAATGGCAGCTCTAATGCTTAGACCTACCGTTATTGCTTTTTTGGATATAGTAACTCATGATGGAGAGCTAATTTTAGACTTAGAGGATGTAACTATTTGTGAAAGTTCGATTATAATAAATATGAGTCTTATGGAAGCTAGAATTCCTGAAAAAACAGGGCTAATAGTTTTAGCAATTAAAAAGGATATTAATAAAAAACTAGTCTTTAATCCAAGTTCTAACCAGGTACTAGAAATGGGTGATACCATGGTAGTTCTAGGAACAGAAGAACAGGTTAGTAAACTTAAAAAAATTGCTAAAGAACTATAA
- a CDS encoding GDSL-type esterase/lipase family protein — MNNKLKKRKLKIIIGIIILIPCCFLVKSLINSNEEKRIIKNNYISLEKLGNVNIATVEEKINKKHKLNDEKSGDNSKEISNKMYFEKSVFMGDSITEGLDFYDIVNKSSVLAKKGQGLVQAKKSVSILTNINPERIFVLYGMNDLESSKNSDDFKSNYIKLVKDIKQTVPSAEIYLQSLTPVQAKVQQKNNSFSQDRLDKFTQAIIEVAREENVHFIDIRPMLKGKEELFEQDGIHFKGDFYGLWLDNLKSQLKSQSKSQSKT, encoded by the coding sequence ATGAATAATAAGTTAAAAAAAAGGAAACTGAAAATTATAATTGGAATAATTATATTAATACCATGTTGTTTTTTAGTAAAGTCTTTAATAAATAGTAATGAAGAAAAGAGAATAATAAAAAACAACTATATTAGCTTGGAGAAGCTAGGAAATGTAAATATTGCTACGGTAGAGGAGAAGATAAATAAAAAGCATAAGCTAAATGATGAAAAAAGTGGTGATAACTCAAAAGAAATAAGTAATAAAATGTACTTTGAAAAGTCTGTTTTTATGGGAGATTCTATTACTGAAGGGTTAGACTTTTATGATATAGTAAATAAATCTTCTGTATTAGCTAAAAAAGGTCAAGGATTGGTACAAGCAAAGAAATCAGTAAGTATTTTAACAAACATTAATCCAGAAAGAATATTTGTTCTTTATGGTATGAACGACTTAGAAAGTTCTAAAAACAGTGATGATTTTAAATCTAACTATATTAAGCTTGTAAAAGATATAAAACAAACAGTTCCCAGTGCTGAAATATATCTTCAATCTTTAACTCCAGTGCAAGCTAAAGTACAACAAAAAAATAATAGCTTTTCACAAGATAGATTAGATAAATTTACACAAGCAATAATTGAGGTTGCAAGGGAAGAGAATGTACATTTCATAGATATAAGACCTATGCTTAAAGGTAAAGAAGAGTTGTTTGAACAAGATGGCATTCATTTTAAGGGCGACTTTTATGGTTTATGGTTAGATAATTTAAAGAGTCAATTAAAGAGTCAATCAAAGAGTCAATCAAAGACTTAG
- a CDS encoding DUF4358 domain-containing protein, whose product MKIFDNIQKKVLILSLVISIGVIFQGCAFIRPKSPEISEIITNIQKVTDLSAMKKGNKTNLRKIYSINTKGLNDFVLYAPKNNMQANQILILKVVNEDDMDGLLENLENIIEAQSNSFKEYSPDQYEILENHTLKIKGNYLILIVSKDVDKITKVVNDSFK is encoded by the coding sequence ATGAAGATATTTGATAATATACAAAAGAAGGTGTTGATTTTAAGTTTGGTTATTAGTATTGGTGTTATATTTCAAGGATGTGCTTTCATTAGACCTAAAAGTCCTGAAATTAGTGAAATAATAACTAATATTCAAAAGGTTACCGATTTATCAGCAATGAAGAAGGGTAACAAAACTAATCTTAGAAAAATTTATTCTATAAATACTAAAGGATTGAATGATTTTGTTTTGTATGCTCCAAAAAACAATATGCAGGCAAATCAAATACTTATATTAAAAGTTGTAAATGAAGACGATATGGATGGATTATTAGAAAACCTTGAAAATATAATTGAAGCTCAATCAAATAGCTTTAAAGAGTATAGTCCTGATCAATATGAAATTTTGGAAAATCATACTTTAAAAATAAAAGGAAACTATCTTATATTAATTGTATCAAAAGATGTAGATAAAATAACAAAAGTTGTTAATGACAGCTTTAAATAA
- a CDS encoding MBOAT family O-acyltransferase produces MVFSSLVFIFIFLPLTLVIYFIAPKKRRNLILLVMSLIFYGWGEPIYIGLMIFCIIFNYLSSLFIHKYRKRKKLSKKIFVTTLVIDLGMLAFFKYLGFIINNINALFGLNIYFEKLALPVGISFYTFQIISYVVDVYLNKVKVQKNIIDFGAYVTMFPQLVAGPIVQYNDIFLQLKNRKENINQFSEGIDRFILGLGKKVLIANNIGMVWTIIKATEVSRISVISAWIGIIAFTFQIYFDFSGYSDMAIGLGKMFGFEFIENFNYPYISKSVTEFWRRWHISLGSWFREYLYIPLGGNRVSLIMQLRNLFVVWFITGLWHGASWNFIFWGLYFGFFIACEKFFLGKLLNKLPWCISNLYTMIIVIVGWVFFDSNKLSDALNYIKVMFGLSGNVFIDSTAKYYFHANLILFVIAILCATPIIYFFHKKFKNRFNARGAIMMAASRIFILFLATAYLVNDSFNPFLYFRF; encoded by the coding sequence TTGGTTTTTAGCAGCTTAGTATTTATTTTTATATTCTTACCATTAACCCTTGTCATATATTTTATTGCCCCAAAGAAAAGAAGAAATTTAATTCTATTGGTTATGAGCCTTATATTTTATGGATGGGGCGAACCAATATACATAGGTCTTATGATCTTCTGTATAATTTTCAACTATTTAAGCAGTTTATTTATACATAAATATAGAAAACGTAAAAAGCTTTCAAAAAAAATATTTGTAACCACACTTGTGATTGATTTAGGAATGTTGGCTTTTTTTAAATATTTAGGTTTTATAATCAACAATATTAATGCGCTATTTGGATTAAATATATATTTTGAAAAGCTTGCTTTACCTGTGGGAATATCATTCTATACATTTCAAATTATATCTTATGTAGTCGATGTTTATTTAAATAAAGTTAAGGTTCAAAAAAATATTATAGATTTTGGAGCATATGTAACTATGTTTCCACAGCTAGTTGCTGGACCCATAGTGCAATACAATGATATATTCCTCCAATTAAAAAATAGGAAAGAAAATATCAATCAATTTTCAGAAGGGATAGATAGGTTTATACTAGGTCTAGGAAAGAAAGTGTTGATTGCTAACAATATAGGGATGGTTTGGACAATCATAAAAGCAACTGAAGTTTCAAGAATATCTGTCATTTCTGCCTGGATTGGAATAATAGCTTTTACTTTTCAAATCTATTTTGATTTTAGTGGATATTCTGATATGGCAATAGGTCTTGGAAAAATGTTTGGGTTCGAATTTATTGAAAATTTCAACTATCCATACATATCTAAAAGTGTAACTGAATTTTGGAGAAGATGGCATATATCCTTAGGAAGTTGGTTTAGAGAATATCTTTATATCCCTTTAGGTGGTAATAGGGTTTCTTTAATAATGCAACTTAGAAACTTATTTGTAGTATGGTTTATAACAGGATTATGGCATGGTGCCAGTTGGAATTTTATATTCTGGGGACTATATTTCGGTTTTTTTATAGCTTGCGAAAAGTTTTTTTTAGGAAAGCTGTTAAATAAACTTCCTTGGTGTATTTCAAATTTATATACTATGATAATTGTTATAGTTGGCTGGGTGTTTTTCGATAGTAATAAATTAAGTGATGCATTAAATTATATAAAAGTAATGTTTGGACTTAGTGGAAATGTCTTTATAGACAGTACTGCTAAATATTATTTTCATGCAAATCTTATCTTGTTTGTAATAGCAATACTTTGTGCAACACCAATTATATACTTTTTCCATAAAAAGTTTAAAAATCGATTTAATGCAAGAGGTGCTATAATGATGGCGGCAAGCCGTATTTTTATATTATTTTTAGCTACAGCATACCTTGTAAATGATAGCTTTAACCCATTCTTGTACTTTAGATTTTAG
- a CDS encoding DHHW family protein gives MKYNSARKKYNNIYIKSLTLMFLFFIFSVMILNVIVPDKKFSSQENRNLKSKPKLSVDNLLYNKFTSKYEKYIADQFILRNFWINVKSRSEILAGKKENNDVYLGKNKYLIAKFKTPGKEAFDEKVKAINDFSTENKKVNKYIMLVPNKIKVLEDKLPEFAPAENQLEYINKFYSGLDKSIKTINVFDALNKNKNKYIYYKTDHHWTTQGAYYAYLEFCKSSGLTLKDENYYNIKKVSNEFYGTLYSKAGVTNVDSDTINVYLPKKHEDLLVNYVEEKKKSSSLYNSSSLNTKDKYSTFLGGNHPIIKISTMSDSSKKLLVIKDSYANCFIPFLTSHFSDIIVVDLRYYSDNISTLIKDYNITDALMLYNANTFFEDESILNISDYD, from the coding sequence ATGAAATATAATAGTGCAAGGAAAAAATATAATAATATATATATAAAATCTTTAACTTTAATGTTTTTATTTTTCATATTTAGTGTAATGATATTAAATGTTATAGTTCCAGACAAGAAGTTTTCTTCTCAGGAAAATAGGAACCTTAAAAGTAAACCCAAATTATCAGTAGATAATTTACTATACAATAAATTTACATCAAAATATGAAAAATATATTGCTGATCAATTTATACTAAGAAACTTTTGGATAAATGTAAAATCAAGATCAGAAATACTTGCTGGTAAAAAGGAAAATAATGATGTATATCTAGGCAAAAACAAATATTTAATAGCTAAGTTCAAGACGCCTGGCAAAGAGGCCTTTGATGAGAAAGTGAAAGCTATAAATGATTTCAGTACTGAAAATAAAAAAGTAAATAAATACATTATGTTAGTTCCAAATAAAATAAAAGTATTAGAAGATAAATTACCAGAATTTGCTCCAGCAGAGAATCAACTTGAATATATAAATAAATTTTATTCGGGATTAGATAAATCAATAAAAACAATTAATGTTTTTGATGCACTAAATAAAAACAAAAATAAGTACATATATTATAAAACTGATCACCATTGGACAACCCAGGGAGCATATTATGCATATTTAGAATTTTGTAAAAGCTCAGGTTTAACACTAAAAGATGAAAATTACTACAATATTAAAAAAGTCAGCAATGAATTTTATGGAACTCTTTATTCAAAAGCTGGCGTTACAAATGTTGATAGTGACACGATAAATGTATATTTGCCTAAAAAACATGAAGATTTACTAGTTAATTATGTGGAAGAGAAAAAAAAGAGTAGCAGTTTGTATAATTCGAGTAGTTTAAATACTAAAGATAAATATTCTACATTTTTAGGTGGAAATCATCCTATTATAAAGATAAGCACTATGAGCGATAGTAGTAAAAAACTCTTAGTTATAAAAGATTCATATGCTAACTGTTTTATCCCTTTTTTAACTTCTCATTTTAGTGATATAATAGTTGTTGATTTAAGATATTATTCAGATAATATAAGTACTCTAATTAAAGACTACAATATCACTGATGCCCTTATGCTTTATAATGCAAATACATTTTTTGAAGATGAATCAATACTTAATATTAGTGACTACGATTAG
- a CDS encoding AEC family transporter, with protein sequence MNINVMNQVIILALMMMVGVILRKTKTITDEVNKSFSNILINLTMPCMIIYSFNFKFSMDMLKGASMILFYSIVIHIILIIISKLLYSKFENSKKNVFIFATVFSNCGFVGYPVIQGIFGNIGVFYTSIYTIPFNIFMWSYGVILFTGKSDLKSIKKNLINIPLICTLLGIIIFLFSIKLPSPLLKTLGSIGNMTTPLSMFIVGSMLADVKLKDVFKGLDIYYVNFVKLIVAPLITYFVLNLLGASKTLLYICVILVAMPTASLIAVLAEKYNGDKVTASKCAFLTTILSIMTIPIIMSVIDFFIK encoded by the coding sequence TTGAATATAAATGTTATGAATCAAGTAATTATATTAGCACTTATGATGATGGTAGGAGTTATATTAAGAAAAACAAAAACAATTACAGATGAAGTAAATAAAAGCTTTTCAAACATTTTAATTAATTTAACAATGCCTTGTATGATTATATATTCTTTTAATTTCAAATTCTCAATGGATATGCTAAAAGGTGCTAGCATGATACTTTTCTATTCTATTGTGATACACATTATTTTAATAATTATAAGTAAATTGTTATATTCTAAATTTGAAAACTCTAAGAAGAATGTATTTATATTTGCAACCGTTTTTTCTAATTGTGGATTTGTAGGATATCCTGTAATTCAAGGTATCTTTGGGAATATAGGAGTGTTTTATACATCTATTTATACAATTCCTTTTAATATTTTTATGTGGTCTTATGGTGTGATACTTTTTACGGGCAAAAGTGACTTAAAGAGTATAAAAAAGAATCTTATAAATATACCTCTTATATGTACTCTTTTAGGAATTATAATATTTCTTTTTTCTATAAAACTCCCATCGCCATTACTTAAGACTTTAGGCAGCATAGGAAATATGACGACTCCCCTTTCAATGTTTATAGTAGGAAGTATGCTTGCAGATGTTAAATTAAAAGATGTGTTTAAGGGCCTAGACATATATTATGTAAATTTCGTTAAACTAATAGTCGCTCCACTCATAACTTATTTTGTACTTAACCTTTTAGGTGCTAGTAAAACACTTCTTTATATATGTGTAATTTTAGTAGCAATGCCTACTGCAAGTTTAATAGCAGTTTTGGCAGAGAAATATAACGGTGATAAAGTAACTGCTTCAAAATGTGCTTTTTTAACTACGATCTTATCTATAATGACTATACCTATTATTATGTCAGTAATAGATTTTTTTATAAAATAA
- a CDS encoding pyridoxamine kinase — protein MSLNKQKKIAIVNDFTGFGRCSIAVALPIISAMKIQCCPLPTAILSAHTGFSSFFFDDYTPHMRDYMNNWKELNLQFDGICTGFLGSKEQIDVVVEFLCNFKTKDTIVMVDPVMGDYGKLYSTYTQEMCDEMKKLIKYADVMTPNLTEACRLLDIPYPEKILNPEQLENIAKELCKKGPNKIVITGLQHNGSIRNFIYETGKPYTIIEVKKIGEDRSGTGDVFSSIVVANIVKGVDIVTAVKKATDFISKAINYTAKIGTPVHDGICFEEYLTDLQ, from the coding sequence ATGAGCTTAAACAAACAAAAGAAAATTGCTATTGTAAATGATTTTACTGGATTTGGACGATGTTCAATAGCGGTTGCATTGCCTATTATATCAGCAATGAAGATACAATGTTGTCCATTACCTACTGCAATATTATCTGCACATACGGGATTTTCAAGTTTCTTTTTTGATGATTATACCCCTCATATGAGGGATTACATGAATAATTGGAAAGAGCTTAATTTACAATTTGATGGAATCTGTACTGGATTTTTAGGTTCAAAAGAACAAATTGATGTTGTTGTAGAGTTTCTTTGCAATTTTAAAACAAAAGATACTATTGTCATGGTTGATCCTGTAATGGGTGACTATGGTAAGCTTTATTCTACATATACACAGGAAATGTGTGATGAAATGAAGAAATTAATTAAATATGCTGATGTAATGACACCTAATCTTACTGAAGCCTGTAGACTTCTTGATATTCCTTATCCAGAAAAAATTTTGAATCCTGAGCAACTTGAAAACATTGCAAAAGAGCTTTGCAAAAAAGGCCCAAATAAAATTGTTATCACTGGACTGCAGCATAATGGAAGTATACGAAACTTTATATATGAAACAGGAAAACCCTATACCATAATAGAAGTAAAAAAAATTGGTGAAGATCGTTCAGGTACTGGAGATGTATTTTCTTCTATTGTAGTTGCGAATATTGTAAAGGGAGTAGATATCGTGACTGCGGTAAAAAAAGCCACAGATTTTATTAGTAAAGCCATTAATTATACTGCTAAAATCGGCACTCCAGTACATGATGGTATTTGCTTTGAAGAATATTTGACTGATCTGCAATAA
- a CDS encoding TIGR04100 family radical SAM protein, with the protein MVILYTYNNGVYINLKDVDTTSKELSHKNIYVNLTNNCPCSCTFCLRNTKEMAKSNSLWLDKEPTAQQVIEEFQKYDLTQFKEIIFCGFGEPLTRLDDLIDVAKYLKNRSSNNPIRINTNGLADLVNKKETATSFKDLINTVSISLNASNAKEYLRLTRSKFGIESYDAMLKFAISCKKYVPNVIMTVVDCIGQEEIDACKAVCDDICVPLRVRPFE; encoded by the coding sequence ATGGTTATTTTATATACATATAACAATGGTGTTTATATCAATTTAAAAGATGTTGATACTACGAGTAAAGAATTGAGCCACAAAAATATTTATGTTAATTTAACTAACAACTGCCCTTGTTCTTGTACCTTTTGTTTAAGAAACACTAAGGAAATGGCTAAATCAAATAGTCTATGGTTAGATAAAGAACCTACCGCTCAGCAGGTTATAGAAGAGTTTCAAAAATATGATTTAACTCAGTTCAAAGAAATTATATTTTGTGGATTTGGAGAACCTTTAACACGTCTTGATGATCTAATAGACGTGGCAAAATACTTAAAAAATAGAAGTAGCAATAATCCAATTCGTATAAACACCAATGGACTCGCAGATTTAGTTAATAAAAAAGAAACTGCAACATCTTTCAAAGACTTGATTAATACAGTATCCATAAGCCTTAATGCATCAAATGCGAAAGAATATTTAAGATTAACTCGTAGCAAATTTGGTATAGAATCTTATGACGCCATGCTTAAATTTGCGATAAGCTGCAAAAAATATGTTCCAAATGTAATTATGACAGTAGTAGATTGTATTGGACAAGAAGAAATAGATGCTTGCAAAGCTGTATGTGATGATATTTGCGTACCTTTAAGGGTGCGTCCTTTTGAATAA
- a CDS encoding YsnF/AvaK domain-containing protein, with translation MATFQIKKEELDIAKEWLQTGEVNIYRETFTEEKTFTVPVKREELVIKKKVLASADSEIKNMPTEIIRIPLSEEHVEFTNHKVNLEEVSIYKQQIQDIKHIEETLKREALKVKISDSLKFLDNSKHS, from the coding sequence ATGGCAACGTTTCAAATAAAAAAAGAAGAGCTCGATATAGCAAAAGAATGGTTACAAACAGGGGAAGTAAATATTTATAGGGAGACTTTTACAGAGGAAAAAACATTTACGGTACCAGTTAAACGAGAAGAGCTTGTAATAAAGAAAAAAGTCCTTGCCTCAGCTGATTCAGAAATCAAAAATATGCCAACAGAGATTATCCGTATACCTCTTAGTGAGGAACATGTTGAATTCACCAATCATAAAGTTAATTTAGAGGAGGTATCCATTTATAAACAGCAGATACAAGATATAAAACACATTGAAGAGACATTAAAGAGGGAGGCTCTTAAAGTTAAAATCTCCGACTCCTTAAAATTTTTAGATAATTCAAAACACTCCTAA
- a CDS encoding YsnF/AvaK domain-containing protein encodes MSVLEGVFEKHDDDIKKETKEIKDDAIKLSLRKEELDIAKNSVQKGEVEFGKEIIEEQKTVDVPVTREEVVIERKSLNNEASDSPITDEQSIKIPVNEEKVHVDKHTVVTGEISAHKHAIEDTEHIEETLKREEAQINKVGNPDVVDIGGHHE; translated from the coding sequence ATGAGCGTACTTGAAGGGGTTTTTGAAAAACACGACGATGATATCAAAAAAGAAACTAAAGAAATTAAAGATGATGCTATAAAGCTTAGTCTGCGAAAAGAAGAACTTGATATTGCCAAAAACAGTGTGCAAAAAGGTGAAGTAGAGTTCGGTAAGGAAATTATAGAAGAACAAAAAACAGTTGATGTTCCTGTAACACGCGAAGAAGTAGTTATTGAAAGAAAGAGCTTAAATAATGAAGCAAGTGATTCACCAATCACTGATGAACAAAGCATTAAAATTCCTGTTAATGAAGAAAAAGTTCATGTAGATAAACATACAGTAGTAACAGGAGAAATTTCAGCTCACAAACATGCTATAGAAGATACAGAGCATATAGAAGAAACGCTTAAACGAGAGGAAGCACAAATAAATAAAGTTGGTAACCCTGATGTAGTTGACATCGGTGGTCATCACGAATAA